In Nostoc sphaeroides, the genomic window GGTTTTCATGCCCTCTTCTATTGCCACTTCCTTGATGCGTTCTGTGGGTGCATCTTCGTTGATGAGAGTTTGCAGGTTTTCGGTGACTCGCATGACTTCATAAACACCACAACGCCCTTTGTAGCCGACCCCATTACATTTTGAGCAAAGCTGATTTTTGGTTTTAGCTTCTGCGATCGCATCTAATGTCAAGGTGTTAGCCTTATAGAAGCTAACTGCGACATCCGAGGAAGCTGATAGACCATAACGAGCCAATTCCTCCGTTGTGGGAGTGTAGGCAATCCGACATTCAGAACATACACGCCGCACCAAACGTTGAGCTAAAACGCCAATTAGGGAACTAGAAACCATGAAAGGCTCAATCCCCATTTCTCCCAAACGAGCGATCGCACCTGGGGCATCATTGGTATGTAAGGTAGTTAATACCAAGTGACCAGTTAACGCAGCTTCAATTGCTGTTTTTGCCGTTTCCTTATCCCGCGTTTCACCCACCAGCAGCACATCTGGATCTTGCCGCAAGAAAGCCCGCAAAGCGGTAGCAAAATCCAGCCCTTTTTCTCGAATCACCTGTACTTGAGTAATCCCTGGAAGACTGTACTCAATGGGGTCTTCCACAGTACTAATATTAATTCCGGGATCATTCTTTTCTGATAATGCAGAATACAGCGAAGTTGTTTTTCCAGAACCAGTTGGCCCAGTTACCAAAATTAGACCAAAGGGACGGCTGACCATATCCTTGACAATATTCAAAGTCTCTGGATCGGTAATTAACTTATCTAATCCCAGTTGGGTAGAGGAGTTATCCAAAATCCGCAGCACCACCTTTTCCCCGTAGCGACTGGGCAAGGTATTCACACGAAAATCCACCTTACGTCCCTCAAACAGCCGCCGGATGCGTCCATCTTGTGGTAGACGACGTTCGGCAATGTCGAGATTGGAGATGATTTTAAATCGAGCTGTCACCGCCGGAATGATTTTTTTCGGCATTGAGGGGAAAGCTTCACGCAGTACGCCATCTTTCCGAAAACGAATGCGTAAGTTTTCTTCTTGCGGTTCGATATGAATGTCAGAAACGCCCTCATGCAAGGCTTTAGCCAGGATTCTGTTGACTAGGTTGATAACTGGGGCATCCTCTGCACCCTTCATGGCTGCTCCTAGATCAGCCTCCATTTCTTCAGGAGCATCCTCAATATCGAGATTTCCGAGATTTTCTAAATCCTGACTAATATCTGTAGAGTTTTCTCGTTCCAGGTGCTTTTGCTTAACAGCCATTTCATCCAAATATTGGTTGATTAGCTGTTGGTAGTCTTCCTGGGTAATCACCATGCGCTGCAAGGCCAAGCCTTGGGGGCGCAAGATGCGATTTAGGTCATCAGAAGCCTCTAGATTATCTGGAGCCACCATCGCCACTAAAACTGAGGGCGGGGTTTGGTCTTCGTGTTTCGATAGTGGTACTAAACGATGGCGACGGCAAATATCCACCGGGATGAGGGTTTCAATCAGGTTCGCCATCTCCGTGTTGCCAAAGGAGTTGACTTCCGGATCAAGGAATTCAACACCGTATAGTATTTTTAGTTCAAATAGCTGCTGTTTTTTGTATTGCCTGAGCAACTCAGGTGATAGTTGTTGCCCAGTGATTGCCTCTAGTACTTCCGTTAAGGGTCTGCCAGATTTGCGGCTTTCAATTAGTGCCTGCCTCATCTGTTCGGTATTGACATAGCCAGATTGCACTAGCTTGTTGCCAAAGGGCGAAAACTCTGTTCTGGTAGTTAGAGCGGTACTGCGCCGTTGTGGTGACGAGTTCATAAATGAGCAAATGAGTAGGGAAACCTCTGCTTAAAGTATTCCCCT contains:
- a CDS encoding GspE/PulE family protein; amino-acid sequence: MNSSPQRRSTALTTRTEFSPFGNKLVQSGYVNTEQMRQALIESRKSGRPLTEVLEAITGQQLSPELLRQYKKQQLFELKILYGVEFLDPEVNSFGNTEMANLIETLIPVDICRRHRLVPLSKHEDQTPPSVLVAMVAPDNLEASDDLNRILRPQGLALQRMVITQEDYQQLINQYLDEMAVKQKHLERENSTDISQDLENLGNLDIEDAPEEMEADLGAAMKGAEDAPVINLVNRILAKALHEGVSDIHIEPQEENLRIRFRKDGVLREAFPSMPKKIIPAVTARFKIISNLDIAERRLPQDGRIRRLFEGRKVDFRVNTLPSRYGEKVVLRILDNSSTQLGLDKLITDPETLNIVKDMVSRPFGLILVTGPTGSGKTTSLYSALSEKNDPGINISTVEDPIEYSLPGITQVQVIREKGLDFATALRAFLRQDPDVLLVGETRDKETAKTAIEAALTGHLVLTTLHTNDAPGAIARLGEMGIEPFMVSSSLIGVLAQRLVRRVCSECRIAYTPTTEELARYGLSASSDVAVSFYKANTLTLDAIAEAKTKNQLCSKCNGVGYKGRCGVYEVMRVTENLQTLINEDAPTERIKEVAIEEGMKTLLAYSLDLVREGSTTLEEVERVTFTDTGLEAELKAKRKTGLTCRTCEATLKPEWLDCPYCMTSRF